The following is a genomic window from Anopheles aquasalis chromosome 3, idAnoAquaMG_Q_19, whole genome shotgun sequence.
ATAATCCATTACTAGAGAGAATTGCACTACTCGTTATTGCCAAAAATGGAGACAAAATAACGAGGGATCATTGCACGTCCGCTTACCGCCGGAAGCCGGTCTCGCTACCGACCACACGTGTTTCACGTCAGCCTCAGATAACGGAACCTATCAGTGTGGCCAGGTGACGTGCTCGAAACGTCATCAGCTCGTCGGCACGTGCTTTCACTCCATGCCAAGGCTAGTGGCCGAATGTTTGGTAGTCATTTGTCGGATATGTGGTCACTGGTATCAGTGTAAAAACGCTTTGTGCGATCCACCACCCTTCAAAATATGAGGCGACAGAGTGCCCCATAGACAGCCAGAAAGCCATTGTTGAGCCATTTCACAAATAGTTAAAAAGTAATGCCCTCGCAGTACGTCCAGTTGCCTTTCGCTCGGTGAGTTCTGgctttggtttttgatttggCGGAAGTGAAAAAAGTTTCTTCGTTGAGGTGAGCACCGGGCTTCGGCCGTCGTGTGAATTGAAATTCGATATTTCATCACAGTTCGAGCCGGGAAGGTATTGAAGATGGGATAGATGGTGTCGGTGAAGCCGGAAACCAACGCTTTCGTCGTTCGTCATCCGGGTGCGGATCGAACCGGGCATCCTTGTCAGCATCGCCATCTCGGTTCGGGCTTGACAGCTTCGACAGGGCGCATTGAGAGCGGTCCCTTCTCGGTTGTAGCCGGCGCATAGAGGTCCCGTGAGCGCTAGCAGGTGTTTTGTTGGTGGCTACTTGACTTGCGGCCATTATGCCAGTAACAGTATTGCTATTTTACAGTGCCACCAGCTTGGGTACGAGCATTAACGGGACTACAAAGAGACACTGTTCCATTAGCGCCACTCTGGTCGACCTTAAGATTCTTATCTAACGTTCGTTGGTTTTGTAAGCATTCACTCATGGCATACGGCCACTCATTCGCGCACGGATGAGAATAGAACAAGAAACATTTACAAGGATCGCAGGTTGCTTCCAGAGGGCCTGTGTGATACCGGTACGTACCCTTTGGGCGGGATCACAAAAAAGCGACCAAActcattcatcatccatttccaGCAAAAGGAAGTAGAGCGAAAGCACATACCCCttaatgtgtatgtgtgcgaacCGCCGCCAGATGTTCCGCCCGCCGAAAGGGGTGgttgcgaaagcgaaaaaaaatatgctgcattcatttattttcgctaaaaaatgaaatgcagaTGCCGGTGCAGAGGACCACGCGGGTGGTGCATGCTGAATGGCTCGAGATTTATTGCTAGAAGCCGTGCCCGCCGTGTTTTTGTGCAGAAAGCGGAAATGGCGTATCCTCTAAGCCATTGTCGTGTCGGCGGTGCCGTGTTGTTGTGGAGTGGTGAATGGCATCTCCTTTGAAAATGCACTTCCAgccggtggtttttgggtggcttGTAGATGGAAGGTATCACCGAGACACACCAGTATCGACAGTGTGTGAAATCCATCATTCTCCTGCGAGCGAGGTGAGCAAATCCATTTAAAACCCGTTTCCCCACGGGGACGATTTGATGCTTTGTCCATGGGATGGTCAGAGCCATCACAATGCAATTCTACTAAGAATGCATTTTTCAGGCTTATCTGCTTGAACAACATGCGACCACGTCTTGTCATTGTGGCAAAGGAATATTGCCTTCCGTTCTGTTCAACGACACCGGCACCAAGAGGCACCAGCTGGCAACTCTTTGCTCTGCCATTCTGGTTACTGGTTTTGGAATTTGCTTCCCTGATCTCGGTGCTTACGGCTTCCGGGTGTTCCGGGAACGAttgcttatcatcatcgtcgacgtcgtcgtcgtcgtcgttggcaaAATACaggatcaccaccagcacctatTCATCGACAATGGAGGCCACCGATGGGAGGGTTGAGGGCGAGATGAACAATCCCGCCCGAAAAACCACTGCAGCATTATGTAATTTGATTTCGGTCAGCCCGGCAGACACGTTGCGGTTgatggtgcttctgctgctcgctggcagAATAATGGCCTTCAGGAGTTACTATCTAGACCTTGCTGATGAAGGCATACCCTGGGAAGTGATATTTTATCgtttgcagtagcagcagcagcaccagtaccagcaacaTTGCCTCTCGTTTACTGCTTTTTCGTTCGGGACCGGGGATTGCAAGGATTCGTTTTGGGAGAAGAGTAATTGGTGaggcgtcggtggtggtgtcggtctTTCCAGTGGTCCCTGGGCCCTGTTATAGGTTTGTTGAATTATGAGCATCTTATCGGCTTAACTACGACCCCGGTGCTGCCAGCATGGTAATGAAAGTTTGTGTTTCATTGCGCCAGTGCTTGTTGGTCGATGGACGATGACGCGAATGGGCTGGGGTGTAGCCCGAAACTCCATTCGTTAGAATTGCATCTTTCTGGGTCCGCAGCCCGTTGTTTCTGTTctgaattgtgtttttttgcggcacaaacaaaaaggtCTCTCtagagcatcagcatcgggaAGGTATTTCGATGCCGGTGTGGCATATTTGAATTCCTGTAAAGTTGAGCAAACATTCAAATTTTCCCAACACATTATACATGCTACAGGACGTGCAGAATGTTCATATCGTTGTCCAGCTTTCATCAGCTGCGTTCGGTGGTCAAGCAAAACTTCCCCTGGCCGAGCTTAGTTTAATAGAAGTGCGCCAATTATGTAACTACACTTGAACTAAATAAACTTTTAACGATTCAGTTATGTACTTACTTAATCCCTTTTTAGGGTGGAAGTGAGGCCAAGGTTAATTTGGGCCAGAAAATGGCGCatatttaacgattttttgtggagAATCCATTCaacttttttcatttatctGAATGTAATATCAAACTATAACTTTTCCACAATATTTGGATGTGTTTTGAGcgagatttattaaaaacttcatccatggcatcaaatttagaaagacGTGtaagaggcgaaagaactgttaaagtttaaaacctctataatataataaaaaaaaaaaaaaaaaaaagaaagacgtGTCTTCGAACAGATACATTTTCCGGTACCTATCGTAGCCGTGGTATGAGCCATCTGAAATATGCAATTCAGTGTTCATTTCAAAGATTATAAGTGTATCTAAGTAGatccgttgagtttttgttgaatgtcCAATTTTCCCatgtttggcagcattttgaagctgaaaaagtgatcacaccatgatcaaaccgggttcgtcgcttaagtctttagggggcaagtcttttgattcgaagcaaaacttgTACCCAGCGTAGCTCCGTGAttggtcatcagaaaaatacaaatgcatactcttttcatagattataagtttatccagacagctccgtcgagttttggtagatttttcaattttttaattattgGCGGCAGTTTGAAGGTTAATAAATGGTGATATTTGCGATTGTGCccaaaaaacgagttttatttttttgttaaaaatgcgtgaattttttaaatgaaaactaGACAGGGTTATCCTGCAAATAGTGTGCAGAGTATGTGTTCataatttcaaatcgatcggtccactAGTTTTTATGCTAACGCGCTTAGAGAAACGCGTTTCAATGCCAATCAAGCTGCATTTTGTCATGCATGGgtgcaatttttcaaaaatcaatatcattGTCAGTTTTGATTCGATGGATCCAATGAACACTTTGCACAATATTCTTGCTatgtaaaaaataatttgggttaaaaaaaatcataccTTGGCCCCCTTAAGCACCATACAATCAAATAAAACCAGATGACCGGAGAACTCCTTGTAcctttgctgtttgtttcttttctttatttcactttccacaATCATTACTTCATTACTTAAcagggtttgtttttgttctttgatTTGCACGTTTAAATATACGCTACACGTTAATTAAATATAGCTATCTCTTCTTactgttctctttctcttcgtatGTACAACAATACGCCACGGTGTACGTTACGGCATACCGCCCCGCGTGTGCTTAGTCATCAgctttgttggtttgtttgtttctttgttttgtctgCCTGTTTGTTACACCTTCATATAGTTTCACAACAACTTAGCTTATCTTATACAGCTTGCCAGCTTGCTGGCCGGCTCACGTAACAATTCTGCCGGTCTGTCACCTCAAAACACCAGCATAAGCGTATGCTCCTCCGCTTCTCTCTAGGTGCCTGATGATGAatgcgatcgtgatcgactCACGATCGATGCGCCATTCTAACTGGAACGCTATCGCTGCCACTGCGGTATGCGCGAGATGGAGTGAGAGCCTGGccttaaaaaaatatgaatatctGCGCGTAGATCTCGATAAAAAATATAATCAAAAACAGCAACACGGCACTGTCGGCCTGGCGCAGAAACTCGACCGTGGCGTACCGCAGCAGCTTACGATATTGTCAGACGGAGGCCACCGAGTTGCTGTCGTAGGCGACGAGCAGCGAATCGTCCTCATCGCTACCGCTACCGGCACTCACAcgccctccaccaccaccatcctcctcgtcctcgtcggttGTCCAGCGGCAGCGTTCCGGGGTGCGGCCCGCCACCCGGCGCCCTCCAATCATATTGTCATCCGTATCGTCATCCAGCTCGTCACCACTGCTCGCACCCGGTcgtccaccggcaccaccaccatcgtccggaTCCGGACCCGGTATGCGCACGATCAGCCGTGTTTCGTCGCGGAACGACGCGAGCGTCTTTTCCGTCTCGTTCGAGTTGTGTCATAGTTCGATCAGTTCCGGGCCCTTCCAGGTGACGCCCGCCCGGAGCAGATTGTAGAACCGTGTCACCGCCCACATCGCCAGTATCTgtgaggaagggagagagagagagagagagagcgctagAGAGAGCCGCGCGATTTTCGGCGTTCGAAAACCAAGGGAACACTTACATTGATGATAGCACGCGATACGAAAAACGCCACTTCCGCCTTGCAGAGTGAATCGAACTGGCGGTTAACGTGATCACGTAGGACGTTCGAGTACACCATCGCGACCGCTTCGAGCGCCATGAAGGTAATGAATCCGATTATCCACGGTACGACCAGACcgatgttttcctgtttttgcgCGGGGGCCATTTTGTGTATGTTAGAGGGGCCTAGTTACGCAactcgacgatgacgatgatagcTTACCCGATAGATTCCGAATATCAGCACCACACTCAGCAGTATCATCGAGCACTGGGTACCGATGATGGCAAAGTACGCTATCTGTACACCTGTGGAAAAGGGGAACCGACAGTCAGACAGTCAGAATATCCCGGAATCGCTCCCAATCGCCCCCCCAAACACGGTCCACTCACCATAGTACACGTCCTCCAGGTCGCCGTACTTTTTCACGTTCACGCTGATACGCCACGagtacagcagcaccacgaggaTGGAAATGTTCTGCAAACGGATGGGATGGGAGGTggtaaaaagagagagagagagagtgacgaAGGATTACAAGGATGGCTTCCGGGAAGTGAGAATCGATAGCCGGCAAGATGCCCGGTAATGGCACACcggcgggggggtgggggttacGGTTGCCGGATGGCAATGATCTGCGTTGCAATTTATCTAATCGAACCCGCATCCCCCGTTTTTGGTGCCTCGGTGCCTCATTCGGTGCGGTGGCGCTCGTCGGGTTTAATTCTCACTTAATCACGCCAAGGCCGCCTCGCTTCACCTCTgtctgtcggttggttggtcgtgTCTTGGCGTGCCAGCATATGCTTGCCAAGTGGCAGGTCGTTTTGGGAGATCTTTTTCGCCGAATTCTCTGCTAATCTATCgttgggctggtggtggtggtggtggtggtggaaaggcTAACGCAATCACCGTGTAGGCTCAATGGTCATAACCCAACCGGGTTTCGGGCGGAATGGGGTCTCGTGGGGTGGTCTATCGATCAGAGCGCGCTCTGTTGCGGAGGATTTCGGGAAAGATGGATGGTCTAGTAGGCCGGCAGGATGTTGTTTGATAGTCGAAGCAGGCTAGCGAGTTAGTGAACCATCGCAGTAAGCGGAGTGACTGTCAAGATGCGCTGGTACACCGTGGCCTTCTGTGCGATTCGGTTGTTATCTATTTTTTGAGCAATTTTACGCTAATAATTTCGACCGACCGAATGGTTTAATAGTTTTTTCTCAATggtggcaaacaaacaaacaaacaaacttgtGAAAGAAGTCGGTGCTCAAGTTGCTTTTTGAGCGATTGAACTACTAATCTTGATATTTTGAATTCTTTTTTGCATTACTTTTTAGGGAAAACTGCAGGAAGTTTATATTAAATTTGCGTCTTAAAACATAATTATACTTATGTTGTTTGTCTAGCAAATGCATAACCAAAAGTCGCTGTTTCTTTTCATAACATCGTtccaaatattgatttttggtttaaaaaacATCTTTCTTGTTTTCTATATTCCTAAAACCCTCACGATCAAATTGTAcatttttatcaaacatttCTAAAGCGCACAAAGGAAATGTTAGTCGGACGTTAATCGATTcagatgaaatgcaaaaaaacaggACTCAACTCCAAGTTATCATAAACATATCATATCCCTATCGTACGCTCTCCTGCTACTGCCTAATGCTTGCACCAAATGGAGCATAAAACGCTTTCTGATTCCGCTGGCCTGGCAAAACTCCAAAGATTTATTCAAATACACCATTTCGGACTGGAGCAAAAATGGAAGGTAATTGAAAGCCGGGATGCTCCTGGCACACTCGATTGCGTCTGGAATAAAACGAACTCAACTGGTGCACCCTCTCCAGGCCTCCGGTGAATAACGGCAAATGAAGTCCGAAAGTAGCCGGCATGCCGAGTGCTAAATGAGATTTTGAACACCAACACCGCATTCCCTCCCTTTCGCCAACGTGCTGGGCTCGGACCCGGACCCACCATCTGGATTATGAGCACGGTCCATTTAGCTACACTGCTCTGCACTAGAATCCGCCTGCCAAAAAGAGTGCATTTCGGCCGTGCTAGTGCAGGGAAGATGAAGTGGTaactgcgggggggggggggggaattccTGGAACGCTTAATTATCCGCAACGTGGCGAGAATCGGCTTACCAGCGTGTAGATGGCGCTGGTGAGGGCCAAGTGCTTGGCATGCAGCATCCGGCAGCACCCATTAGCCCGGAGTGGCCCGTACGGGTAGAGGATGGTGGACTTCATTTGTGGGGGTTTGTGCGCCGTCGAGACACTCCGCCGTGTTCCGGTCCGGCGGGGGATTGTGAAGGAATCCTTGGAAGGAAGAGTTCGCGTTGTATCGCGATACTGCACCAGTCGGCACTAACGAGCCGATTTCGAGAGATAGAACTGGATTTTGGCCACTCTGGAACACTGGAAGcaccgacacagacacagacgcacGTCGAGATGGGGggggctgttgttgcttttcaCGCCCTTGGGTCTCGCGCTTCGTGAAGCCGAAAGTGACGCCACCAACCCTCGGGGTGCCTCATCATGGCACTAGCTTTTGGGCAGGTTTCCGGCGGAGTATTCCGGAATTCCGGCGGAATTCTTCCTTTGCCGCCCGTACACCACGCCAGCACAGCACTCGCGCACACTGTtccagctgctgatgatggccaccgggTTTCACTTaattgttttgctcatttcgTCCGACCGGCCACAAACTTCTCGACC
Proteins encoded in this region:
- the LOC126575437 gene encoding uncharacterized protein LOC126575437, producing the protein MKSTILYPYGPLRANGCCRMLHAKHLALTSAIYTLNISILVVLLYSWRISVNVKKYGDLEDVYYGVQIAYFAIIGTQCSMILLSVVLIFGIYRENIGLVVPWIIGFITFMALEAVAMVYSNVLRDHVNRQFDSLCKAEVAFFVSRAIINILAMWAVTRFYNLLRAGVTWKGPELIEL